The DNA segment ACGCATGTGGCTACAATGTTATGCTTCTCTGAAAGAGCCGTTCTGTTTGTGATTTCATGATCAAAAACACACAACAAAAAAAAAGGCACAGGTGATAAACACCTGTGCCTTAATAGAGATCTATCTATTAAAAGGGGGTCAATTAATCACTTATATTGTACCCCATCAATGTTTCATACGTGTTACAGGGGGGTTAAAATGGAGTTACTTTTTATTTAACTGCTTTTAACTCCTCTAACAAGTTCTCAATATAATGCTGAGCAGACTGGGCAGCGATACTACCATCGCCTGTAGCTGTAACGATTTGACGTAACTCTTTTTCGCGAATGTCTCCTGCTGCGAAAACACCTGGCACTTTTGTTTCCATTTTTTCATCTGTTTCGATATAACCTTGTTCATTGGTAACACCAAGGCTTACAAATGGTTTACTGAGCGGAATCATGCCGATATAAATAAAGGCGCCATCTGTCTCGAACTCATACTCTTCATCTGTTTTATTATTGTGCAGCGTTACACTGCCTACTTTTCCATCCTTGTCATTGATCGTTTTCACGACCGTATCCCAGATGAAATTGATTTTGTCATTGTCAAAAGCACGGTCTTGAAGAATCTTCTGGGCACGTAGTTCATCACGACGGTGAACGATCGTTACCTTGCTTGCGAAGCGTGTAAGGTAAACCCCTTCCTCGACGGCTGAATCTCCACCGCCTACAACGACAAGTTCTTTGTCGCGGAAAAACGCTCCGTCACAAACTGCACAGTAAGATACACCACGGCCGCCTAATTCTTTTTCACCATCTACACCAAGAGCCTTGTATTGAGCACCTGTCGTTATGATTAAGGACCGTGTTTTATATTGTTTATTACCGGCAATCACCGTTTTATATTCTTTTCCTTCAATTACTTCTTTAATATCACCATAAGCATACTCTGCTCCGAACTTTTTGGCATGATCAAACATCTTATTTGAAAGGTCAGGTCCAAGAATATGGTCAAAACCAGGGTAGTTTTCAACATCTTCCGTATTAGCCATCTGACCGCCAGGAATACCACGTTCAATCATCAAGGTATCAAGGTTCGCCCTTGAAGTATATACAGCTGCCGTCATTCCGGCCGGTCCGGCGCCTGCAATAATGACATCATAAATTCGTTCTTCCGTCATTGAATCATCAACTCCTTGTTTCACTCTAGCTTATCCTGTAAACATCATAGTAAATCTATTCAAAAGCGTCCATTAATGTGCTTAAGAGCGAATCCAAGGCCCGCCCTCTTCACTAAGCTTCGGGAACTGCTTACAGCCCTTTTCCCAAAGCTGCAGTGCACGGGAAGGATTGCCTGTGTGATACCACGAAATACTAAACCATTTATAGTAGTTTCTTCTACAAACTACTTGTTTATTCTTTAAGGCACGGAAACGCTCCATTGCTTCATTATAGTAACCAGCACGTGCTAATGTTTCAGCTATGGCTAACTTTTGTTGTTCATGCATTGGGAATACGTTCCTTAGTGGTTCAATCAACAATGCTGCTTGCTCATCCTGTTGATTAGCAAGATAAAAACAAGCTAGATTCACAAAACTGTGAATATTTTTCTCGTCTTTCTTTAACCAAGCTTTCTCCAATTCAATTGCTTCATCTTCTTCTCCGCTATAAAACAAAGCGTAGGCATACTTGTGTTTAGCAAGACTGAATTCGGGAAACAGTTCCATCATTTCCTGCAAAACAGGCAACGCTTGGTCCCATTCCTCATGTTCTAAATGATAAAAGGCTGTTTCTTGATAGATAATAAGTTCATCCTCATCATCGAACGCAAACTCATCTTCAACATCTTCCTCTTCTAAGGAGTTAAGCATCTCGAGAAGTTGTTCGGCAGCTTCTTCAAAGTCCCCATCATTGGTTCGTTCCAAATATTTTTCCGCATATTTTTTTGCATCATTCAATAAGCCAAGATGTGCATAATTGTTGGCCATTAGGTAATAACAATCTGCATATTGGTCTCCGAAATTAACAATCACTTCACTTAACAGCTGATTCGCAGCATGATAAGAGCCAACTTCAGTATAGACGACTGAGAGTTGGCAAGAGTATAGTGGTTCATCCGGACTCATCTCAATGGCTTTCCTCAACCACTTAACGGCAGCATTGAACCGCCGTTTTTTAAAGGCATGGATCCCATGAGAAAAGTAAAAGTTCCCTGTTGGTAAAAAAGGGATCACATTTGTCTTTTCATTCGTTGCAGTAGGATTCGGTGATGTCGTCATGACTGTCCCCCTATTTCCGTGTCCATCTCACTAATTATGCAGTATAACATAGAAAGGCTTGATGAAATAGAAGAATTTTGTATTTATTCGTAGATTCATGTAGGGATTTCTGAAGATTATTTGATTAGGGAAGAATCCTTTGGAGTTTGGTGAGAATCCCCTGAGGTTTGGGTAGAATGTTCAGCAGTTCCGGGAGAATCGTTGAATTTCGGGGTAGATTCCTATCAATTTTGGGTAGAATTACAAAGCAATTGGGCAGAATAAAGTTTTCCATCTGTTCAGGACAAGACATCCCTAACTACAAATTTAGTCAGGGATGTCCAGCCTGAATCTATGATTGATGCCGTTTTTCTAACACAGCTAAGACTTGATCCAAGCTTACTCCGCGATCCGTCAACAGCATCAACAAATGGAATAATAAGTCCGCTGACTCCATCGAAAGCTCTTCTGGATCATCGTTTTTTGCTGCTATGATTACCTCTCCTGCTTCTTCCCCAATCTTTTTGGCAATCCGGTCCACACCTTCCTGAAAAAGTTGTGATGTGTAGGAATTCTCAGGTAAAGTTGTCTTTCGCTCAGAGAGCACATTTCTTAATTGGTCCAGTATCGCATAAGGCTGCTGTTCAACACCTTTATCACCCTTGTCGAGTAACGATTCATTAAAGCAGCTATACTCGCCTTTATGACAAGCAGGTCCTGATGGAATCACTTGGACTAACAGGGCATCCTGATCACAGTCAAAATGAATGTTTACAACCTTTTGCGTATTTCCAGAGGTTTCTCCTTTGTGCCAAAGTTCATTTCGTGAGCGACTATAAAATACGGTTTCCCCTTTTTCTAACGTTAGGTTGATTGATTCCCGATTCATATAGGCAAGAGTCAAAACAGATTTCGAGCGCGCATCTTGAACAATGGCAGGCACTAATCCTTTTTCATCAAATTGAATGGCATCAAGATTCATCGTACAACGACTCCCTTCCCTGCTAAATATTCCTTCACATTGCGGATCGATGTTTCTTTATAATGAAAGATAGAAGCCGCTAATGCTGCATCTGCATCTACTTCTTCAAAAACTTCATAGAAATGTTCAGCTGCGCCAGCCCCGCCTGAAGCAATGACCGGTACCCCCACCACTTCCTGAATGGCCTTCAGGAGCGGTAAGTCAAATCCTGATTTCTCGCCATCTTTATTCATTGAAGTTAACAAAATTTCACCAGCGCCAAGCCGGACAGCTTCTTGAGCCCAGTCGGTTACCGTCCACTCTGTCGGTGTCCGCCCGCCATGCGTATACACACGCCACGTACCCACTGATTCGTCATAGCGTGCATCAATCGCAACAACGATACATTGGCTTCCAAAATAGTCTGCACCTTCTCGAATCACCTCAGGACGGTTAACAGCCGCAGAATTCAGAGAAACCTTATCTGCACCATTTCTTAACGTTTCCTTCATATCTTCAAGCGTGCGAATCCCACCGCCAACCGTAAAAGGAATGGCAAGCTCGGAAGCTACCTCCCGAACAACATCGATCATTGTTTTTTTACCTTCATGACTTGCAGAGATATCTAAAAACACAAGCTCATCTGCGCCCTGTTCATCATACACTTTCGCCAGTTCAACCGGGTCGCCGGCGTCACGGATATCAACAAACTGAATCCCTTTTACCACTCGGCCTTCCTTTACATCTAAACAGGGAATAATCCGCTTCGATAACATTAGCGTACCTCCTCCCTAAGTGCATCAGAAAGCTGGAATCGATCCGTGTACAACGCCTTTCCTACTATCGAACCGATGACGTTTTGCTCTTGGTATTTTTTTAGTTCACGCAAATCTTCGAGTCCCTGGATTCCTCCAGAAGCAATCACGTTGACAGACGTTTCTGAACCTAAACGGACGATTTCCTCCGTGTTTGGCCCCTGAAGCATTCCGTCTTTTGCAATATCGGTATAAACAAATGTTTCCGCACCAGCTTCGGCGAGTTCTTTTCCTAAATCAACAGCCGTCACTTCCGAGCGTTCAAGCCAGCCTTCTGTGGCTACATAGCCATCTCTTGCATCTAAGCCAATGACGATTTTTTCTTTGAATTTTTTCAAAAGCTGTTTCGTTAACGGAAGGTCACGGATCGCCAACGAACCGATAATCACCCGGTCCACACCACGGTCCAAATAATAAGTAACATCCTCTTCAGAGCGGATTCCACCACCAATTTGAACCTTACAATGAAGTTCACGTGCGACCTTTACTACATGTTCAACATTTTGCTTCGATCCTTCCTTTGCTCCATCTAAATCAACCATATGGATCCAGGAGGCTCCCGCTTCTGCAAACTTTTGGGCTACTTCAAAAGGGTTATCGCCATACACAGTTTGTTTATTAAAATCACCTTGTTCAAGACGAACACACTTCCCGTTACGCATATCAATGGCCGGATAAATTGTAAAACTCATTACACATGCTCCTCACTGTTGTACCATCCGTTTGCAAAAATTCTCTAATAACTGCATGCCGGCACGACCGCTTTTTTCTGGATGAAATTGGCTCGCCACAACATTGTTTTTCCCGACGATAGCCGGGACAGCCATATGATAATCGGCTGTTGCATACAGAAGCTGCTGCTCATTTGTATGAACAACATAGGAATGGACGAAATACACATACTCCTGTTCTACCTGGGACAAGAGAGGCTGATTCGGCTGTTGGATCTCCAGCTGATTCCACCCCATATGTGGAACTTTATAAAAGACACCTGCATCATTCTTTCCTGTGAATCTTTTGATTTTTCCAGGAAATAAACCGAGCCCCTTCGTTTCGCCGCCTTCTTCACTTTCCTCGAATAATAACTGCATCCCGAGGCAAATCCCGTATAAAGGTACACCTTCATCCACTTTCCGTTTAATGAAATCGATGAATTTATGTTCATGTAAAGCCTGCATGGCATCGGGAAAAGCGCCTACTCCTGGCAGAATATAGCCAGAGCAATCTTCAAGCTGGTTCGGTCGATTTCCTATTTTATAAGGGACATCAAGACGTTCAAGGGCTTTTGAGACACTAAATAAATTCCCCATCCCATAATCAATGACTCCAATCATTTACAAACTTCCTTTCGTACTCGGCACCCCTTTAATACGAGGATCAATTTGCGTTGCTTCATCTAGAGCCCTCGCCAATGCTTTAAACATCGCTTCAATAATGTGATGCGTATTGTGACCGTGGTGAAGAACGATATGTAAATTCATTCGGGCTTCAACGGCGAGTTTCCAAAAGAACTCATGTACATTCTCTGTATCAAACGTTCCTACACGATCTTTTGGCAAGTCAGCTTTCCATTCCAAATGTGGCCGGTCACTTAAATCAACAGCAACCGTAACAAGCGTTTCATCCATCGGAAGCGTCATGGATCCATAACGTTTAATACCACTTTTATCCCCCAGAGCCTGCCGCAAAGCTTGTCCAAGGCAGATGCCGATATCTTCCGTTAAGTGGTGATCATCTACCTCCACGTCCCCCTTACCTGTTACCGTTAAATCAAACAATCCATGCTTTGTAAAAAGCTCAAGCATATGGGATAGAAAAGGGACTTGCACCTCAAGATCTGCTTTTCCTTCTCCATCAATTAAAAATTCCAGATTAATATCCGTTTCACGGGTCGTTCGAGTAATCGAAGCTTTTCTATCCTTGGTCATTTCCATCGCTCCTTACGTGACTCTATGGCCCTTGCATGTGCTTCTAATCCTTCTAACCTGGAAAACTGAGCAATTTTGTCGGCATTCTTTTGTAAAGCTTGTTCACTGTAAGAAATAATGCTCGATTTTTTCACAAAATCATCAACGGTAAGCGGACTTGAAAAGCGTGCTGTCCCACTTGTCGGAAGTACATGATTCGGTCCCGCAAAATAATCGCCAACCGGCTCACTGCTATAAGGCCCTAGAAAAATCGCACCTGCATGGTTAACCTGTGCCATATCCTGAAAGGGGTTCTCTGTCACAATTTCTAAGTGTTCAGCAGCCATTTCGTTTATGGTATCAAGTGCTTCCGGCTTGGTGTCGCACACTATAATGGCTCCATATTCGTCAATACTGGCTTTGGCAATATTGTACCGAGGCAGTGAGCGAAGCTGTTCATATACAGCGGTCCGAACTCCTTCTGCTAATGACTCATCTGTAGTGACGAGAACACTGGATGACCTGGCATCGTGTTCGGCTTGTGACAGCAGATCTGCTGCTACCTCTTCAGCTTTTGCAGTATGATCCGCCAAAACAGCAATTTCACTTGGCCCGGCTATCATATCAATATCGACATCCCCGAACACTTCCCGTTTCGCTAAAGCAACATAAACATTCCCCGGCCCTGTTATTTTGTCAACGGGAGCAATCGTTTCAGTTCCGTAAGCTAAGGCGGCAATCGCTTGAGCTCCCCCTGCTTTATAGACATGATCCACCCCTAGAAGCTGAGCAGCTACAAGGACCCCGGCAGGAACCTTACCGTCCTTACCTGGAGGCGTGACGATGACAATCCGTTTGACTCCTGCGACTTGTGCTGGGATTACGTTCATAAAAACTGAGGAAGGATAAGCCGCTGTTCCACCCGGTACGTACACGCCCACAGCAGCAATTGGAGTCACTTTTTGCCCGAGAATTGTACCGTCTTCACTTGTTTCAAACCATGACGTTGTCCGCTGCTTTTCATGAAAACTTCGAATGTTCGCTGCAGCTTCTTCTAGAATCTCTACAAAGCCCCCATCAATAGACATGTAGGCTTCATCAAACTCATCTTGGGTGACACGCCAGTTTACAATATCCGCACCATCAAATTGTTCCGTGTAAGTTTTGACCGACTGATCGCCATTCTCCTTCACTTCTTGAATAATCCTTTGAACGGATCGTCTCTGTTCTTCTGTGCCCTGATCCACACTTCTTCTCAAAGAAGAGAGATCTGATCTCTTCATGATTTTCATGAACTTTCCACCTCCACAACACCACTTAACTTGCGAACCATTTCATCTATATCTTTACTTTTGACTCGATAACTAACTGGATTAACGATCAGCCTTGAGGTAATATCGGCTATTTTCTCGTATTCCATTAAGCCGTTTTCTCGCAATGTTCGTCCTGAAGAAACGATATCGACAATCCGATCAGCTAGTCCGATCAGCGGAGCTAGTTCGATGGAACCATTCAATGGAATAATCTCAATTTGTTCGCCTTGTTCTCTAAAATAATCAGAAGCGATTTTCGGATATTTAGTCGCAATTTTGGGTGCAATACGCCCAAGTGGTTTGTCGGGCAATCCTGCAACGGCTACATAGCAAGGGCTAATTTGCAGATCCAGCACCTCATATACATCACGGTCCTGCTCTAAGAGAACATCTTTCCCAGCAATACCGATGTCCGCTGCCCCATATTCCACATATGTTACCACATCCATTGGTTTTGCCATCATAATTTGAATATTTTGTTCTGGAAACTCTAAAATCAGCTTTCTTGACTCTTCAGCGTCTGCAGTTAAAAAGTAGCCCGCTCGCTTCATAAGTTCCGCGGCCTCTTCATATATCCGGCCCTTAGGCATTGCGATGGTTAAAGGCTTACTCATCAAGTCCGCCTCCTTTTACAGTTAAGTCAATACTGTCATTAAGTTGTTCCTTGAATTTGATTAAATCAGGGATTTGATCGACGTGTTGCAATAACACCAAGTGTCCTTCGCTACGTAATTCCGCTGCCCTTTTTATCCCTTCAGCATGTGTATCATCATCAACAATAACGCCCATTCGAACATCTTCCTCTTCTTGGACATCCAGTGCTTCAATTAAACGTTCTAAGTGAATAGCAAAGCCTGTGGCTGAAGCATTCAATTGGAAAGATGGCAGTAATGTATCATAACGACCTCCATTACAAAGCAAGGCACCTAAGTTTGGAGCATATCCCTCAAACAAAATTCCTGTATAGTAGTTCATATGACTAATTAGGTTAAGGTCTACATGAACATACTGGTCTACCCCATATTGGTTTAAAATTTTATAAAGCTGCTTTAATTCATTTACTGCCTGCATACAAGATTGATTTCTTGCCAACGCTTTACTCGCCGTGAAAACTTCCTCTCCACCGCGAAGCTGTAAAAGGGATAGCAATGCATTTTTCGTGTCACTTGGAAGCTGGCTCCTCTTCACATCTTCCCGGAAACCTACATAATTTTTCCTATATAGATGTTGTAATAATAGCTCTGTTGTTTCATCGTCATCACCAAGCAAATCATTGAAAAAGGCCTTCACAAACCCAATATGACCAATGGTAATCACAAAATCCTCCAAACCGGATTGTTTCAGTGATTCTACTAGAAGGGCAATCACCTCAGCATCTCCATAGGAAGAATGATCACCAATTAATTCTGTACCCACTTGTTCAAATTGGGCGGGCTTCCCCCCTTCCGTTTGCTGAGCACGAAAGACCGGTCCATCGTAGGCAAGTCTTATAGGGAACTCTGCATTCTTTAGCTGAGAGGCTGCAACCCTAGCAATCGGTGCGGTCATATCTGGACGCAGCACGAGCGTATGTCCCTGTTGATCTAATAATTTAAATAACTGCTGTTCTAACGTCGCACTCATTTTTCCAACCGTTTCATGGTATTCGAGCAACGGTGTATCCATCATCGAATAGCCATAGGAAAGAATGGCTGATGTTAATTTTTCTTTCGCTTTCGTTTTTTGGTTATAAAAAAAAGGAAGCGTGTCGCGCATTCCCAGTGGTTTTTCAAACATCAATCGTTTCGCCATTGGTGCTCCAACCTTTCATTTGAAAAATCCTTTAGTATGCTAATATGCTAACAAGAAAAAGTAAAACCGTCAATCGTCGTATCTCTATAATCTTCCCTTCTTACTATGGAAGAAACAGAATAAAAAAATGAGGTTTTATTACCAAAACACGAAGTCTCCTAAAATTTCCTTGATACCGTCCGCCAACCTGGGTGTCTGTCCCCCATTTCTTTTCCATCTCATACTCACTCTCAGAATAACGTTTAGATTAACACCAAAAAAGTCACTGTGGAAGATAGCACAGTGACTTTAAACATCCCTACTGGTCTGTAATAAAAATAGAAAAGCTACTAACGAATGAGGCACATCATCCCTAACCTTCCATTCAATTAAATAGCCTGGCATTTGATCAAAACGGTCTGCGGCTTCAATAGGAATGGCTCCCCGTTTCGCAACAGCCCACAGTCGTCCTTCTCCATCTGTTACCTCGAAGTGGCCGATATGTGAATCTCCCTCAGCCTTCCAATGATAGTAATCCTTTTCAATATAATAAAAGGTGCTTTTTCCTGTTTTCTTACTACGCTTCAAATCGGTATAAGCTACATAATTCCCATTAGAATGTTGAACATAGCCTCGCCAATATGTACCACCTTTTTTGTCAATCTTATAAGAGGTCTCACCATCTGCCCCGACCATTTGGTAAGTGGCTGGTGCCATCCATCCCCCTGCATAAAAGGAAGAAATCGTGCCAATAACCCGACTCCCGCGCAGCTTCTGTTGTCGAATTTCACTGTAAACTTCTCCATCCATGTCATATAACTTGGCATGAAAAATCGACGAAGCTCTATGACCGATATACATTCTCTTAGGAACTCTCTTAAAAGTTTCTACAGAGCAATCATGAACAAACTGTAATGATTGCTTCGCTTTGATGGAGTCCTTCCAGCCGCTTCTAACAAGAGCGATCCCAATCGCACCAAATAAGATTCCATAGAAAGCTCCAATGAGAAGACTTTCTTCCATGGTGTACAGAAATGTGATAGTAAAGGAGAGCATACCAGTAATGAACAGGCTTCCCATTAATAGCTGTCTCTTTGCGTCCTTGCGAATTAAACTTTGCACATCAGTCATGTCATATCCTCCCATAAAACACGAGTATAATTAGTAAAATTATACAATGAAAAAGACGATCCCTCAATAGGCAAAGGGATCGTCTTACTATATCATTATCCTATTTCTACTGGCTCGACAGCTTCGCTCAACAACTGATTTAATTCATCTTTATAGCCTTGCTTCTGTGGTGTCGTCCAGTCCAATTCGGCCGCCATAAAGTTAATGACTGAATCTTGATGCTTCCTAACCCAATCAATATCAAAGAACAAAGCACCGGTTCGGCGGACAAAGAAATCAACGGGTTTATATGCAAATTCATACTCCAATGCTACAACAAGCTGAGCGAAAACTACCGGATCAATTTGTGCTTTTTCCGCCGACTGTTTTTTGTTCTTATATACTTGGAAAACAATATCGACATTAGCTCCATATAAACCTACGAGCTTATTCGCTTGTTCAGCTGTCAGACCCATTGACCTTCCAACCTGAATACGTTCTTCTTTAAATTTCTTAAACCCTTTTGAACCGCTCACTTCGCCGCCTGATAT comes from the Halobacillus shinanisalinarum genome and includes:
- a CDS encoding ATP phosphoribosyltransferase regulatory subunit yields the protein MAKRLMFEKPLGMRDTLPFFYNQKTKAKEKLTSAILSYGYSMMDTPLLEYHETVGKMSATLEQQLFKLLDQQGHTLVLRPDMTAPIARVAASQLKNAEFPIRLAYDGPVFRAQQTEGGKPAQFEQVGTELIGDHSSYGDAEVIALLVESLKQSGLEDFVITIGHIGFVKAFFNDLLGDDDETTELLLQHLYRKNYVGFREDVKRSQLPSDTKNALLSLLQLRGGEEVFTASKALARNQSCMQAVNELKQLYKILNQYGVDQYVHVDLNLISHMNYYTGILFEGYAPNLGALLCNGGRYDTLLPSFQLNASATGFAIHLERLIEALDVQEEEDVRMGVIVDDDTHAEGIKRAAELRSEGHLVLLQHVDQIPDLIKFKEQLNDSIDLTVKGGGLDE
- the hisB gene encoding imidazoleglycerol-phosphate dehydratase HisB, translated to MTKDRKASITRTTRETDINLEFLIDGEGKADLEVQVPFLSHMLELFTKHGLFDLTVTGKGDVEVDDHHLTEDIGICLGQALRQALGDKSGIKRYGSMTLPMDETLVTVAVDLSDRPHLEWKADLPKDRVGTFDTENVHEFFWKLAVEARMNLHIVLHHGHNTHHIIEAMFKALARALDEATQIDPRIKGVPSTKGSL
- the hisA gene encoding 1-(5-phosphoribosyl)-5-[(5-phosphoribosylamino)methylideneamino]imidazole-4-carboxamide isomerase; the protein is MSFTIYPAIDMRNGKCVRLEQGDFNKQTVYGDNPFEVAQKFAEAGASWIHMVDLDGAKEGSKQNVEHVVKVARELHCKVQIGGGIRSEEDVTYYLDRGVDRVIIGSLAIRDLPLTKQLLKKFKEKIVIGLDARDGYVATEGWLERSEVTAVDLGKELAEAGAETFVYTDIAKDGMLQGPNTEEIVRLGSETSVNVIASGGIQGLEDLRELKKYQEQNVIGSIVGKALYTDRFQLSDALREEVR
- the hisD gene encoding histidinol dehydrogenase, with the protein product MKIMKRSDLSSLRRSVDQGTEEQRRSVQRIIQEVKENGDQSVKTYTEQFDGADIVNWRVTQDEFDEAYMSIDGGFVEILEEAAANIRSFHEKQRTTSWFETSEDGTILGQKVTPIAAVGVYVPGGTAAYPSSVFMNVIPAQVAGVKRIVIVTPPGKDGKVPAGVLVAAQLLGVDHVYKAGGAQAIAALAYGTETIAPVDKITGPGNVYVALAKREVFGDVDIDMIAGPSEIAVLADHTAKAEEVAADLLSQAEHDARSSSVLVTTDESLAEGVRTAVYEQLRSLPRYNIAKASIDEYGAIIVCDTKPEALDTINEMAAEHLEIVTENPFQDMAQVNHAGAIFLGPYSSEPVGDYFAGPNHVLPTSGTARFSSPLTVDDFVKKSSIISYSEQALQKNADKIAQFSRLEGLEAHARAIESRKERWK
- the hisH gene encoding imidazole glycerol phosphate synthase subunit HisH — translated: MIGVIDYGMGNLFSVSKALERLDVPYKIGNRPNQLEDCSGYILPGVGAFPDAMQALHEHKFIDFIKRKVDEGVPLYGICLGMQLLFEESEEGGETKGLGLFPGKIKRFTGKNDAGVFYKVPHMGWNQLEIQQPNQPLLSQVEQEYVYFVHSYVVHTNEQQLLYATADYHMAVPAIVGKNNVVASQFHPEKSGRAGMQLLENFCKRMVQQ
- a CDS encoding tetratricopeptide repeat protein; protein product: MTTSPNPTATNEKTNVIPFLPTGNFYFSHGIHAFKKRRFNAAVKWLRKAIEMSPDEPLYSCQLSVVYTEVGSYHAANQLLSEVIVNFGDQYADCYYLMANNYAHLGLLNDAKKYAEKYLERTNDGDFEEAAEQLLEMLNSLEEEDVEDEFAFDDEDELIIYQETAFYHLEHEEWDQALPVLQEMMELFPEFSLAKHKYAYALFYSGEEDEAIELEKAWLKKDEKNIHSFVNLACFYLANQQDEQAALLIEPLRNVFPMHEQQKLAIAETLARAGYYNEAMERFRALKNKQVVCRRNYYKWFSISWYHTGNPSRALQLWEKGCKQFPKLSEEGGPWIRS
- the hisG gene encoding ATP phosphoribosyltransferase — its product is MSKPLTIAMPKGRIYEEAAELMKRAGYFLTADAEESRKLILEFPEQNIQIMMAKPMDVVTYVEYGAADIGIAGKDVLLEQDRDVYEVLDLQISPCYVAVAGLPDKPLGRIAPKIATKYPKIASDYFREQGEQIEIIPLNGSIELAPLIGLADRIVDIVSSGRTLRENGLMEYEKIADITSRLIVNPVSYRVKSKDIDEMVRKLSGVVEVESS
- the hisIE gene encoding bifunctional phosphoribosyl-AMP cyclohydrolase/phosphoribosyl-ATP diphosphatase HisIE, yielding MNLDAIQFDEKGLVPAIVQDARSKSVLTLAYMNRESINLTLEKGETVFYSRSRNELWHKGETSGNTQKVVNIHFDCDQDALLVQVIPSGPACHKGEYSCFNESLLDKGDKGVEQQPYAILDQLRNVLSERKTTLPENSYTSQLFQEGVDRIAKKIGEEAGEVIIAAKNDDPEELSMESADLLFHLLMLLTDRGVSLDQVLAVLEKRHQS
- the hisF gene encoding imidazole glycerol phosphate synthase subunit HisF, which translates into the protein MLSKRIIPCLDVKEGRVVKGIQFVDIRDAGDPVELAKVYDEQGADELVFLDISASHEGKKTMIDVVREVASELAIPFTVGGGIRTLEDMKETLRNGADKVSLNSAAVNRPEVIREGADYFGSQCIVVAIDARYDESVGTWRVYTHGGRTPTEWTVTDWAQEAVRLGAGEILLTSMNKDGEKSGFDLPLLKAIQEVVGVPVIASGGAGAAEHFYEVFEEVDADAALAASIFHYKETSIRNVKEYLAGKGVVVR
- the trxB gene encoding thioredoxin-disulfide reductase; protein product: MTEERIYDVIIAGAGPAGMTAAVYTSRANLDTLMIERGIPGGQMANTEDVENYPGFDHILGPDLSNKMFDHAKKFGAEYAYGDIKEVIEGKEYKTVIAGNKQYKTRSLIITTGAQYKALGVDGEKELGGRGVSYCAVCDGAFFRDKELVVVGGGDSAVEEGVYLTRFASKVTIVHRRDELRAQKILQDRAFDNDKINFIWDTVVKTINDKDGKVGSVTLHNNKTDEEYEFETDGAFIYIGMIPLSKPFVSLGVTNEQGYIETDEKMETKVPGVFAAGDIREKELRQIVTATGDGSIAAQSAQHYIENLLEELKAVK